A segment of the Rattus rattus isolate New Zealand chromosome 4, Rrattus_CSIRO_v1, whole genome shotgun sequence genome:
aataaataaataaataaataaattacaatgtGAGTCCACTCTTGGTGTTAAAAGCCAGAGTGAATCAGAATAAAAAGGAGTAAGCCAGTGACAGAGGGCCTGGGAGGGAAACTGTGAGGGACTTACAAGACTtgaatgccatcctctgctggtcctttgaaggcttgatgccccaggaaggAATGCGAGGGTGGTGAGGTGAAGATGGTGGGTTAGTGGGtggccctcatagaagcaggggggagaggggaggggaaacccagaaaggggataacatttgaaatgtaaataaataaaatatccaataaaaaagaaagacctgGATGCTCATCTCTTTTCCTCTGTGACGTTAAATGACAAAAGCAGTACTGAACTTTACCATTGTTtcgggggttttttttttttttttttttttccttttcttttttttccggagctggggaccaaacccagggccttgcgcttgctaggcaagcactctaccactgagctaaatccccaactccgaacTCTGCCATTGTTGTTAGAGGTCAGAAACTGCATCGGTGTTTTACGGCGATCCCAGCTGGTTATGAGAGTGCGCTAAAATGTTAGTGTCCCTCTTGCAGTCATATAGGCAAGCGTGCTTGCATTGCACTCTTAGAATTGGTAGCTCGGTGTTCGTTTGTAGGCTCAAAAGCATTAACATCCATTTTGCTTTGAGGCATttgagtcaaacaaacaaactaatcaGCACCTAAAACTTTCCTGCAGGTGGACGGGACAGTGCTACTGGGGCCTTTCTTACATGGGGACCAACATCCATTCCCTGCAACTCGCCATCTCTAAAAGCAACAGTGAAACACAAACTGAAAACTCCGACAGGGAGTCCTCCAACCCCTTTTCCGCAGTCATCAGTACCAGCGAAAAGGACACCATCAAAGCCGCTCTATCGCACGTGTGCGGAGGTAGCGTCTTCCCTGCGGCGGGGGCTGGCTACAAGAGCCTCTGTGTAGTCCAGGGCTTGGCTGACATTTACATCTTCTCAGAGGACACTACGTACAAGTGGGACTCCTGTGCTGCTCACGCCATTCTGAGGGCCATGGGCGGGGGCATTGTAGACATGAAAGAGTGCTTAGAGAGAAGTCCAGACACAGGGCTGGATTTGCCACAGCTGCTGTATCACATGGAAAATAAAGGTGCTTCTGGGGTGGATCTCTGGGCCAACAAGGGAGGGCTGATAGCCTACAGGTCCAGGAATCGGCTGGACACTTTCCTAAGCCGTCTCATCCAAAGCCTCGGACCTCTGAAGACACAAACATAGGACTCTGCTCTCAGGGCCCTTGAGCCAAATGGAATCTTTTCCTGTTATGTCTATCTCTTAAAGATAGTTTTGTCCCATTGGTTAATATTCACCTTCCTGTTTTGAGGAACATATTCCCATTATGTGTTCATAATGTGAATTTCAGTAAGTTAATGGCATTTATGTCACAGTTAAGTCGGTATATGATATTGTTATATGAACATTGTGCTGTTAATGTTGCCTGGAACCCTTCAATAAAATACCAAGAGAGGAGCAAAAATGTGCAGTTCAAGTAGAATGACTATATCCCCAGCTATTTGGGATCCAGGCAGGGTTGGCTTGGGTACCCAAGGGTTTAGCCTGAGTCTTAAACTGTGAgtttgaattgaattgaattgaattgaatttagAACCGTGAATTTGAAAGTTCATATACTTTGAATAGTTTTCTGGTGTTTcttatgaaaaaggaagaaaggttggGCACCAAGGGTTTCCACCCACTGAAGCAGGGTAGGAATTAGAAATCAGGAAACAAAAGGGAAGGACATTCAGagactggagaaagagaagaaagagcatGTAACGGGtggttggtaggtaggtaggtaggtaggtaggtaggtaggtagaaaggaagcaagaaaacaagcaagcaaggaagaaagaagaagaaaggaagacatacATAcctacgtacatacatacatacatacatacatagacaggcAGGTGATAGATggttggtagatagatagatagatagatagatagatagatagatagatagatagatagacaggcagacacacacacatacacacaaaggcaggcagtcaagtgatagatggtagatagataggcaggtaAATAATAGATGGTAGATATATAATAGTACatgcatactacatacatatatacataggcaggtgacagatgatagatggatagatagataggtgatagataagtagatagatgataaatcgcacacacacacacacacacacacacacaggcagttGCAGTTGGTAAAACAGAAGAGGGTGAAGCAAAGAGCTCCCTATATGTtttgcatatttacatatttactacTCTACAACAATACCAATCCAACCTTCTGTTTGTCATCCTTACTTCTCTTAGAGCTGTGCAGAGGCCACATGTGCCATGCTCTTTAACAGCCCAGGTAACCCAGGGAGTGTCAACTAGAGGGGTCACACAATCCTCCGGGGGCTTCAGTCCCTTCTGCACTCTGAGTACTAGTGGCTATTTCTATAGCCTTCTCATGGTCAGAGGTTACTGGGAATAAGTCaagtgtgtttgtttcttctcttatTCTTAAACCCAAGAAATGAATTGACAAGtaatttatgtatattatgttGTACATGTATGATGCTTTGAAGTATGCATACTATATTGAACTAAAAAGGATGAGCTATTATCTCACCTTGTGTGGTGAAGGCATTTACAAACCATTGTTAGCAATCATGCAGTATACGCCCCACTATTATCTATAGTCACCATGTTGTACAGTGGATCTCTTGAACTTTCCTTCTAACTGAAATCCTGTTTTCCTTTATCAATAACTTGCTAAATCCCTCCTATATTGGGACTTTCTCAGACAGAGACTCTTTAATATTCTAAAGCTTAGGCCTTTCAGCTACTCTAACCCTACTAATCCTAGCACTATGTCCTGTCATGTGgccagctctacctctctgctCTGCTATGGTCCACTGTTCAGCTCCATGTCAGCTGGCTGAATCTCCTCCCTCTGAATCTTCTCCCAGCATCACTCTCTCTGCCCAAAACCTCTGCActccacttcctgcccagctattggccaccagatcttttatttctcattggatattttctttacttacatttcaaatgttatcccctttccaggtttccccttcagagaccccctatcccattcctcctcccccagttTCTATGAGAGTACTCCCTTACCCAACCATCTActccctcctgctgcctccttgccctggcattctcctacattggggcattgagccttgacaggaccaagggtctctgcttccattgatgtccaataaggccatcctctgctacatatgtggctggagtcatgggtccctccatgtgtacttgttggttggtggtttcgtccctgggaactcttggatgtccccagggcccatgtgttcgagaatcTTTCCCACTTACTCTTCTATTACTTCcattgtttttatgtggaggtccaagatcaacttggacttgatatttgtacaaggcaatacaaatgggtcaatttgtattcttctatacaaggtgaccaccagttgaactagcaccatttgttgaaaatgctgtcttttttccactgaatggctttagctcctttgtcaaaaatcaagtggccatttctaggtctttaattctattccactgatctacctgcctatctctgtaccaataccatacaattttttatcacaatttctctgtaatatagctggaggttagggatggtgattcccccagaagttcttttatttttgaggatagttttcgatatcttgggaattttgttattccaaatgaatttgcaaattgctctttctaactctgaagaatggacttgggattttgatagggattgcattgagtctgtagattgctttcaacaagatggccatttttaatatattaatcctatcaatccatgagcatgagaggtctttccatcttctaagatcttcaatttctttcttcagagacttgaagttcttgttagaCAAATCTTTCCCCTGCTTCGTTAGCATCACACAGAgatatttgtgactactgtgaagggtgttgtttccctaatttctttctcagcctctttatcttttgagtagaggaaagctactgatttgtttgaattaattttatatcctgtaactttgctgaagttgtttatcaggtttaggagatCTTTGGTGGAATTTTACTATCATATGGTCTGCAAATAGTaataatttgacttcttttctaatttgtatcctttgacctcctttcttatatatttgctctggctaggacttttaagtactatattgcataggtagggagagaataggcaaccttgtctggtccctgattttagtgggattgcttcaaatttctctccatttagtttggtgttggccactaatttgctgtatattgcttttactatgtgtaggtatgggccttgaattcctgatctttccaagacttttaccatgaagggcagttgaattttgtcaagtgttttgttagcatctaatgagacgaTCATGTGGTCTTTTgcattgagtttgtttacatagtgggttATGTTGATGGGTTACTATATATTggactatccctgcatccctgggatgaagcctaattgatcataaTGAATGaccatttgatgtgttcttggattctgtttgcaagaattttattgagtatttttgcatcgaaatttataagggaaattgggtctgaagttctcttgttgcatctttgtgaggtttaggtataagtgtaattgtggcttcaaagaatgaattgggtagtgttccttctgtttctattttgtagagtagtttgaagagtattggtattaggttttatttgaaagtctgatagaattctgcactaaaccctggtcctgggctttctttggttgagagacttttaatgactgcttctatttctttaggcattatgggactgtttagatggtttacctgatcctgatttaactttggtacccagtatctgtctagaacattgtcaatttcctccagattttactgtttcattgagtataggcttttgtagtaggctctgataattttttcaatttatcagtttctgttgttatgtctcccttttcatttctgattttattaatttggatactgttctgtgctctctggttagtctgactaaggatatctatcttgttgattttctcaaagaaccagctcctggttttgttgattctttgtatagttatttttgtttctacttcgtttATTTCAGCCCTAAGGTGGAttagttttttccattttctcctcttgggtgtattagCTTCTTTGACCacgttatcattgaatagagcattgttctgcttccatgtgtatgtgggttttctgtcatttttgttcttattgaagtccagccttagtgtGCTGTTTTATCTATAAACATAAATCTTTTAGAGGGAATATGTATTTCTATATTAATACAATGTATGAAATGTGCAATGTACACAAATCAGTTAAAGATgacttttttccagcctttctgaagttgtgtctgtctttgttattgaggtgttcTTGTACGAAACAAAATACTGGATCCATTtgcatatctagtctgttagatTGTCCTTTTATAGGcaagttgagtccattaatattgagagattaAAAACATGATTGTTAGCTCCTGTTATGTTTTTGTAGGTGgcattatgtgcatgtgattGTCTCTTTTAGACTTTGTTGTgtgatgcttaatatcttgttttttctttgatgtaggtatcctccttgtgttggagttttccttctagaatcctctgtagggctggattagtagctaggtgctgtttgaatttggttttgttctggaatattttggattCTTCATCTATGTTGATTAATAGTATTGgtaggtatagtagcctgggctggcatttgtgttctcttagagtctgcatgacctctgttCAGCatattctggcttttagtgtctctgttgagaagtctggtgtaattctgataggtctgcctttatacatttcttggcccttttcccttgcagcttttaatattctgtctttgttatgtgcatttagtgtcttgattattatgtgatgagaggattttcttttctggtcccatggatttggtgttctataggtgTATTGAACATTTATGACtatctcattctttaggttaaggaagttttcttctatgattttgttgaagatgtttttgggtactttgagctggggagtctttGCTTTCCTGTATTCCTATTATTCATAGATTTGGTCTTTTaattgtgtactggatttcctgaatgttttgggttaggagttttgttttgtttttgtttttttttatcttttaaggtATCATCTACATcatagattctctcttctatctcttgtattttgttgatgcttacatctgtaatccctgacctttcctaggttttccattccAATTGTTGCCTCCATTCGTGTTTTCCTtactgtttctacttccacttttaggtcttgcaccactttgttcaatttcttcacctgtttggctgtgttttcctgtatctctttaagggatttatttgtttcctctttaagggcttctacctgtttacctgtgtttttctgcatttccttcagtgagttatttatatcctcctcaaagaactctattatcttcatgagataggtttttaggtcagcttcctgattttcaggtgcgttggtgtatccagggcttgctgtggtgagagaactgggttctgatgatgccaaagtatattggtttctgttgcttatgatcttaggctttcctctcaccatctggttatccctgatATTTACTGGTCTGagtgtctctgtctggagcctgcctctTGTGTTCCCTGGGTTCCTTCAGGTCTCCTAGTAGGCCTGTGTCCCTGACTGTAGCTGATTTTCTGTGGGGCCTTTAGGCTATGGGGTCTTCAGGGGGGAATGTACACTGGTGACTTGTTGCCTTGACTGCAATGGCTCTTCTGGAAGACTttcagactgtggggtcttcagaaGGGCAAAGAAGCTGCTTATCTGTTACCCTGCCTGCAGTAGATCTTCTGGGAGGTCTTTAGACTGTTCAGTCTTCAGAGGAATGGTCAAGCTGTTTCACTGTATGTAGCTGTTCTCCAGGGAGGCTTTTGGACTGTGGGGTCTGTGGCCCTACATGCAACAGAACTCCAGGGGGGCTTTCAGACTGCTAGGTCAGTTGTCCTATATGCAGTGGAGCTCCTGGGTGGTCGTCAGACTATCATGTCAGTTGCCCAGTTGCCTAGTTGTCCAGTTGCCCAGTGTGCAgtggaactcctgggatgccttcaggcTGTAGTATCTTCAGGGGAGCAGAGAAACTGGAGATCTGCCTTGGCAGAAGGCATTGGCCAGGAAGGGAGTAGAATTTGGGGGCTGAGGGTTTGGGAAGTGATGGGTCCTGAATCCACTTTGCTCCCTAGGCTGTGAGCCTTCAGGTCTTACCAGTTGCTCTGCATGCTGAGGAACTCCTGAGATGCCTTCaggctgtggtgtcttcaggggagcagaagcatttcttttaaagtacAATTGGATCTTTCAATAACTGTTTGTCCTGTAGGATTTTATTGTATACctataatatgttttatattacaatgcataattttttaaaattttattagagaCATACGCCAGAGCATTGCTAGTCTGATTTTGTCTAGCTATATCCATAATTATTATAACTtctaataaatacataataacagAATCCACCTTTCAGAGCCTCAAAGCTGTTGCCCATTGGGATCCTGACTATGTGTCTATAGTATGTTGCACATATTTCAGTTATcaaaaatctataaaatgaaatatatccatttgccaaattttgtttctctgagaaCCTTTAGGGTTATTTCCTGCAGGTAATTGAGTGTGGTTATACAAAGAACAAGTAGGACATTTCCTTATAACTATTGCCAAGTGATAgataattctttctttaaacttttgCTATTAACTTGGTGTTGTTAAATGAAATTTTGAAGCTTTTAGGCACATT
Coding sequences within it:
- the Inpp1 gene encoding inositol polyphosphate 1-phosphatase isoform X3; this translates as MSDILLELLRVSEKAANIARACRQQEALFQLLIEEKKGAEKNKKFAADFKTLADVLVQEVIKQNMENKFPGLGKKVFGEESNEFTNDLDSTYQYIKGSANVKSNQGVFPSGLQCVTILIGVYDLQTGLPLMGVINQPFASQNLTTLRWTGQCYWGLSYMGTNIHSLQLAISKSNSETQTENSDRESSNPFSAVISTSEKDTIKAALSHVCGGSVFPAAGAGYKSLCVVQGLADIYIFSEDTTYKWDSCAAHAILRAMGGGIVDMKECLERSPDTGLDLPQLLYHMENKGASGVDLWANKGGLIAYRSRNRLDTFLSRLIQSLGPLKTQT
- the Inpp1 gene encoding inositol polyphosphate 1-phosphatase isoform X2; translation: MPAAGGSLPAAHRREERCREEQEVCCRFQDPGGCAGTGSYKTEHGEQGEKITVELQSTEEGTAELLSRVLNGNMLASEALAKVVHEDVDLTDPTLESLEISIPQEILGIWVDPIDSTYQYIKGSANVKSNQGVFPSGLQCVTILIGVYDLQTGLPLMGVINQPFASQNLTTLRWTGQCYWGLSYMGTNIHSLQLAISKSNSETQTENSDRESSNPFSAVISTSEKDTIKAALSHVCGGSVFPAAGAGYKSLCVVQGLADIYIFSEDTTYKWDSCAAHAILRAMGGGIVDMKECLERSPDTGLDLPQLLYHMENKGASGVDLWANKGGLIAYRSRNRLDTFLSRLIQSLGPLKTQT